Proteins from one Sphingopyxis terrae subsp. terrae NBRC 15098 genomic window:
- a CDS encoding DUF3617 domain-containing protein produces MFKRNILMVTGALLALSACDSGKGVSAKNESVESVQNKVADAVASGEFMKPGQWAGTVKITDMTMPGMEKLPPQMQEQMKARLAQGHSFENCLTPEDARDPKARMAENSGGKCTYDHFEMAHGVIDAKMSCTSEAGPRTMTMKGTYSGDSYEMEMASTGEGEGPAGMSMKMQMSAKRTGACKV; encoded by the coding sequence ATGTTCAAGCGCAATATTCTGATGGTGACGGGCGCGCTGCTCGCGCTGTCCGCGTGCGACAGCGGCAAGGGCGTGTCGGCCAAGAATGAATCGGTCGAATCGGTGCAGAACAAAGTCGCCGATGCCGTCGCTTCGGGCGAGTTCATGAAGCCCGGCCAATGGGCCGGCACGGTGAAGATCACCGACATGACGATGCCCGGAATGGAAAAACTGCCGCCGCAGATGCAGGAGCAGATGAAGGCGCGGCTGGCACAGGGACACAGTTTCGAAAACTGCCTTACCCCCGAGGACGCGCGCGATCCGAAGGCGCGGATGGCGGAAAATTCGGGCGGCAAATGCACCTATGATCATTTCGAGATGGCGCATGGCGTGATCGACGCGAAGATGAGCTGCACCAGCGAAGCCGGTCCGCGCACGATGACGATGAAGGGCACCTACAGCGGCGACAGCTATGAGATGGAAATGGCGAGTACGGGGGAGGGCGAAGGCCCTGCGGGCATGTCGATGAAGATGCAAATGTCGGCCAAACGGACCGGCGCCTG
- the uvrB gene encoding excinuclease ABC subunit UvrB, with product MAIQIRTSLDEIDTAQDYVPHRPARPDKVEGGKRFELVSDYSPAGDQPTAIRELVDTAREGERDQVLLGVTGSGKTFTMAKVIEELQRPALILAPNKILAAQLYGEFKSFFPNNAVEYFVSYYDYYQPEAYVPRSDTYIEKESSVNEAIDRMRHSATRALLERDDVIIVASVSCLYGIGSVETYSAMIFDLKKGQVVDSGEIIRKLVALQYKRNDQAFARGNFRVRGDSLEIFPSHYEDMAWRVSFFGDEIEEITEFDPLTGKKIASLNYVRVYANSHYVTPGPTLKQATEAIRHELAERLKELETEGRLLEAQRLEQRTNFDLEMIAATGSCAGIENYSRFLTGRLPGEPPPTLFEYLPDNALLFVDESHQTIPQIGAMSKGDHRRKITLAEYGFRLPSCIDNRPLRFAEWDMMRPQTVSVSATPGTWEMDRTQGVFAEQVIRPTGLIDPPVEIKPVEEQVDDLIAEAKKTAAAGYRTLVTTLTKRMAEDLTEFLHEAGLKVRYMHSDVETLERIEIIRDLRLGVFDVLVGINLLREGLDIPECGLVAILDADKEGFLRSETSLVQTIGRAARNVDGRVILYADRITGSMERALRETDRRRAKQQAYNEEHGITPTTIKRNIGDIIAHVASKDQVTIDLGDDKPQHMVGHNLRAYIQELEKKMRDAAADLEFEEAGRLRDEIRRLEADELGLPADEQVAPRVGRSNEGKPGTRKGRFGKQSKTKWGR from the coding sequence ATGGCAATTCAGATTCGCACCTCGCTCGACGAAATCGACACGGCGCAGGACTATGTGCCGCACCGTCCCGCCCGCCCCGACAAGGTGGAGGGCGGCAAGCGGTTCGAACTGGTCAGCGACTATTCCCCGGCGGGCGATCAGCCGACCGCGATCCGCGAGCTGGTCGATACCGCCAGGGAGGGCGAGCGCGATCAGGTGCTGCTCGGCGTCACGGGATCGGGCAAGACCTTCACCATGGCGAAGGTGATCGAGGAGTTGCAGCGCCCGGCGCTGATCCTCGCGCCCAACAAGATCCTCGCGGCGCAGCTCTATGGCGAGTTCAAGAGCTTCTTTCCGAACAATGCGGTCGAATATTTCGTCAGCTATTACGACTATTACCAGCCCGAGGCATATGTGCCGCGGTCCGACACCTATATCGAGAAGGAAAGCAGCGTAAACGAGGCGATCGACCGCATGCGCCACTCGGCGACGCGCGCGCTGCTCGAACGCGACGACGTCATCATCGTCGCCTCGGTATCGTGCCTTTACGGCATCGGATCGGTCGAGACTTATTCGGCGATGATCTTCGATTTGAAGAAGGGGCAGGTCGTCGACAGCGGAGAGATTATCCGCAAGCTCGTCGCGCTCCAGTACAAGCGCAACGACCAGGCGTTCGCGCGCGGCAATTTCCGCGTCCGGGGCGACAGCCTCGAAATTTTCCCATCGCACTATGAGGACATGGCGTGGCGCGTCAGCTTCTTCGGTGACGAGATCGAGGAGATCACCGAATTCGATCCGCTGACCGGCAAGAAGATCGCCAGCCTCAACTATGTGCGCGTCTATGCCAACAGCCACTATGTAACACCCGGTCCAACGCTGAAGCAGGCGACCGAAGCGATCCGCCACGAACTCGCCGAGCGGCTGAAGGAACTCGAAACCGAGGGCCGGCTGCTCGAAGCGCAGCGGCTCGAACAGCGGACAAATTTCGACCTCGAAATGATAGCCGCGACCGGAAGCTGTGCAGGGATCGAAAATTACAGCCGCTTCCTGACCGGCCGCCTGCCGGGCGAGCCGCCGCCGACCTTGTTCGAATATCTGCCCGACAATGCCTTGCTGTTCGTCGATGAAAGCCACCAGACGATTCCGCAGATCGGCGCGATGTCAAAGGGCGACCATCGCCGCAAGATCACTCTCGCCGAATATGGCTTTCGGCTGCCGTCCTGCATCGACAACCGGCCCTTGCGCTTCGCCGAATGGGACATGATGCGGCCCCAGACGGTCAGCGTGTCGGCAACCCCGGGGACGTGGGAAATGGACCGCACCCAGGGCGTTTTCGCCGAGCAGGTGATCCGCCCGACCGGGCTGATCGATCCGCCGGTCGAGATCAAGCCGGTCGAGGAGCAGGTCGACGATCTGATCGCCGAGGCGAAGAAAACTGCCGCGGCGGGCTATCGCACCCTCGTCACTACGCTCACCAAGCGCATGGCCGAGGATCTGACCGAGTTCCTCCACGAAGCGGGACTGAAGGTCCGCTACATGCACAGCGACGTCGAAACGCTCGAGCGCATCGAGATCATTCGCGACCTCAGGCTCGGCGTGTTCGACGTGCTCGTCGGCATCAACCTCTTGCGCGAAGGCCTCGACATTCCCGAATGCGGGCTCGTCGCGATCCTCGACGCCGACAAGGAGGGGTTCCTGCGCAGCGAAACCAGCCTCGTTCAGACGATCGGCCGCGCCGCGCGCAACGTCGATGGCCGCGTCATCCTCTATGCCGACCGCATCACCGGCAGCATGGAACGCGCGCTGCGCGAAACCGACCGCCGCCGCGCCAAGCAACAGGCGTATAACGAAGAACACGGCATCACGCCGACGACGATCAAGCGCAACATCGGCGACATCATCGCGCATGTCGCGTCGAAGGATCAGGTCACCATCGACCTCGGCGACGACAAGCCGCAGCACATGGTCGGCCACAACCTCCGCGCCTATATCCAGGAGCTGGAAAAGAAGATGCGCGACGCCGCCGCCGACCTGGAATTCGAGGAAGCCGGTCGCCTGCGCGACGAAATCCGCCGCCTCGAAGCCGACGAACTCGGCCTGCCCGCGGACGAACAGGTCGCCCCGCGCGTCGGCCGCTCGAACGAGGGCAAGCCGGGTACGCGCAAGGGGCGCTTCGGGAAGCAGAGCAAGACGAAGTGGGGGCGTTAA